A DNA window from Bradyrhizobium barranii subsp. barranii contains the following coding sequences:
- the trmD gene encoding tRNA (guanosine(37)-N1)-methyltransferase TrmD, which translates to MTTSSPWRATVLTLFPEMFPGPLGASLAGRALAGGLWELEARDIRASATDRHRSVDDTPAGGGPGMVLRADVLAAAIDAAGISPHRPKLLMSPRGRPLTQARVVELAEGPGPLIVCGRFEGVDQRVIDGRGLEEVSIGDYVLSGGEIAALALIDACVRLLPGVMGKEASGTEESFSEGLLEYPQYTRPQLFEGAPIPETLTSGDHAKVAAWRRAQSEALTAARRPDLWAKIPAKAPNRARRQKTPKNKTDG; encoded by the coding sequence ATGACGACCTCCTCACCCTGGCGCGCGACCGTGCTGACGCTGTTTCCGGAGATGTTTCCGGGGCCGCTCGGCGCGAGCCTGGCCGGCCGGGCGCTGGCTGGCGGGCTCTGGGAGCTCGAGGCGCGCGACATCCGGGCTTCCGCCACCGACCGGCATCGGAGCGTCGATGACACCCCGGCCGGCGGCGGACCCGGCATGGTGCTGCGGGCCGATGTTCTGGCGGCGGCGATCGATGCCGCCGGGATCAGCCCGCACCGGCCGAAACTGCTGATGAGCCCGAGGGGTCGGCCATTGACCCAGGCCCGGGTGGTGGAGCTGGCCGAGGGTCCGGGTCCCCTGATCGTCTGCGGACGGTTCGAGGGGGTGGACCAGCGGGTGATCGACGGACGGGGCCTGGAGGAGGTCTCGATCGGCGACTACGTGCTGTCCGGGGGCGAAATCGCCGCGCTGGCCCTGATCGACGCCTGCGTCCGGCTGCTGCCCGGCGTGATGGGCAAGGAGGCCTCGGGAACCGAGGAAAGCTTTTCGGAGGGCCTCCTCGAATACCCCCAATACACCCGTCCGCAGCTGTTCGAGGGGGCTCCGATCCCGGAGACCCTGACCTCCGGCGACCACGCCAAGGTTGCAGCCTGGCGGCGGGCACAATCCGAGGCCCTGACCGCGGCCCGGCGGCCTGATTTGTGGGCCAAAATCCCGGCCAAAGCCCCGAATCGAGCCAGACGCCAAAAAACGCCAAAAAACAAGACAGACGGGTG
- the rimM gene encoding ribosome maturation factor RimM (Essential for efficient processing of 16S rRNA), with protein MSQLVCVARIGAAHGVRGAVKLWTFTEDPFAIKRYGPLLSKDGKRQFEVAQAREARDHLVATFKGVTTRDEAERLNGIELYVAREKLPATDEDEYYHTDLIGLAAVTTDGDALGRVLAIHNFGAGDIIEIAPPKGSAKGTTMLLPFTNAVVPEVDLTGGRVVIALPQEIEGEDKDEALSTGRPREGGDP; from the coding sequence ATGTCTCAGCTCGTCTGCGTCGCGCGGATCGGCGCCGCGCATGGTGTGCGCGGTGCGGTCAAGCTGTGGACCTTCACCGAAGATCCCTTTGCCATCAAACGCTACGGGCCGCTGCTGTCCAAGGACGGCAAGCGCCAGTTCGAGGTCGCGCAGGCGCGCGAGGCCAGGGATCATCTGGTCGCGACGTTCAAGGGCGTCACGACCCGCGATGAGGCCGAGCGCCTCAACGGCATCGAGCTCTACGTCGCGCGCGAAAAGCTGCCCGCGACCGACGAGGACGAATATTACCACACCGACCTGATCGGGCTCGCCGCCGTCACCACCGACGGCGACGCGCTCGGCCGCGTGCTCGCGATCCACAATTTCGGCGCCGGCGACATCATCGAGATCGCTCCGCCGAAAGGATCTGCAAAGGGCACGACGATGCTGCTGCCGTTCACAAACGCGGTGGTGCCGGAAGTCGATCTCACAGGCGGCCGCGTCGTGATCGCGCTGCCGCAGGAGATCGAGGGTGAGGACAAGGACGAAGCCCTATCCACGGGTCGTCCCCGCGAAGGCGGGGACCCATAA
- the rpsP gene encoding 30S ribosomal protein S16 codes for MSVVIRLARAGTKKRPVYHVVVADSRFPRDGRFIERLGYFNPLLPKDNEARLKLDMDKVKAWVAKGAQPSDRVARFLDAAGIKKREARNNPEKAVPRKERKAQAEAAAKG; via the coding sequence ATGTCCGTCGTTATCCGCCTCGCTCGCGCAGGCACCAAGAAGCGCCCCGTCTATCACGTCGTCGTCGCCGATTCGCGCTTTCCCCGCGATGGCCGCTTCATCGAGCGTCTCGGTTATTTCAACCCGCTGCTGCCGAAGGACAACGAGGCCCGCCTCAAGCTCGACATGGACAAGGTGAAGGCCTGGGTCGCCAAGGGCGCGCAGCCGTCGGACCGCGTGGCGCGTTTCCTCGACGCCGCCGGCATCAAGAAGCGCGAAGCGCGCAACAACCCTGAGAAGGCCGTGCCGCGCAAGGAGCGCAAGGCGCAGGCCGAAGCCGCCGCGAAGGGTTAA
- the ffh gene encoding signal recognition particle protein has translation MFDNLSERLGGILDRLTGRGALTEKDVDAAMREVRRALLEADVALEVVRSFTERVREQAIGATVVKSVTPGQMVVKIVHDELINTLGAESQTIDINSVPPVPIMMVGLQGSGKTTTTAKLARRMVQRDKRKVLMASLDIYRPAAMEQLAVLGRDLDIPTLPIVAGQQPAQIAKRALEAGKLGGYDVVLLDTAGRTTLDEDMMAEAAAIKAAANPHEVLLVADSLTGQDAVNLARAFDQRVGLTGIVLTRVDGDGRGGAALSMRAVTGKPIKLIGTGEKTDALEDFHPDRIAGRILGMGDVVSLVERAAANIDAEKAARTAERMRKGQFDLNDMREQLLQMANMGGISGLMGMMPGIAKMKNQIAAAGIDDRILKRQVAVIDSMTRDERRHPDLLKASRKKRIAAGSGQSVEQVNKLLKMHRNMADVMKAMGSGKRGPLAGIAQAMGFGGGMKPPSPEEMKALQEKMQGGGQGLPSLPKDLPAGLRTGLPNVPGLTGLSGKPTLPGLGGFPGKKK, from the coding sequence TTGTTCGACAATCTGTCGGAACGGCTTGGTGGCATTCTCGATCGTCTGACGGGGCGCGGTGCGCTGACCGAAAAGGACGTCGACGCCGCGATGCGCGAGGTGCGCCGCGCGCTGCTGGAGGCCGACGTCGCGCTCGAAGTGGTCCGCAGCTTCACCGAGCGCGTCCGCGAGCAGGCGATCGGCGCCACCGTCGTCAAGTCGGTCACGCCCGGCCAGATGGTGGTCAAGATCGTCCATGACGAGCTGATCAACACGCTCGGCGCCGAAAGCCAGACCATCGACATCAATTCCGTGCCGCCGGTTCCGATCATGATGGTCGGCCTGCAAGGCTCCGGTAAGACCACCACCACCGCAAAGCTCGCCCGCCGCATGGTCCAGCGCGACAAGCGCAAGGTGCTGATGGCTTCGCTCGACATCTATCGCCCGGCGGCGATGGAGCAGCTGGCCGTGCTCGGGCGCGATCTCGACATTCCGACGCTGCCGATCGTCGCCGGCCAGCAGCCGGCTCAGATCGCGAAGCGCGCGCTGGAGGCCGGCAAGCTTGGCGGCTACGATGTCGTGCTGCTCGATACCGCCGGCCGCACCACGCTCGACGAAGACATGATGGCGGAAGCAGCGGCGATCAAAGCCGCCGCCAATCCGCATGAAGTGCTGCTGGTCGCCGATAGCCTCACCGGCCAGGACGCCGTGAATCTTGCGCGCGCCTTCGACCAGCGGGTCGGCCTCACCGGTATCGTGCTGACCCGCGTCGACGGCGACGGCCGAGGCGGCGCTGCGCTGTCGATGCGCGCTGTCACCGGCAAGCCGATCAAGCTGATCGGCACCGGTGAAAAGACCGACGCGCTGGAAGATTTCCATCCCGATCGTATCGCCGGCCGCATCCTCGGCATGGGCGACGTGGTCTCGCTGGTCGAACGTGCCGCCGCCAATATCGACGCCGAGAAGGCCGCGCGCACCGCCGAGCGCATGCGCAAGGGTCAGTTCGACCTCAACGACATGCGCGAGCAGCTGCTGCAGATGGCGAACATGGGCGGCATCAGCGGGCTGATGGGCATGATGCCCGGCATCGCCAAGATGAAGAACCAGATCGCGGCCGCCGGCATCGACGACAGGATCCTGAAGCGGCAGGTCGCGGTGATCGATTCCATGACGCGCGACGAGCGCCGTCATCCCGACCTGCTCAAGGCCAGCCGCAAGAAGCGCATCGCCGCAGGAAGCGGCCAGAGCGTCGAGCAGGTCAACAAGCTGCTCAAGATGCACCGGAACATGGCCGACGTGATGAAGGCCATGGGCTCGGGCAAGCGCGGCCCGCTCGCCGGCATCGCACAGGCGATGGGCTTTGGCGGTGGCATGAAGCCGCCCTCACCGGAAGAGATGAAGGCGTTGCAGGAGAAGATGCAAGGCGGCGGACAAGGTCTGCCCAGCCTGCCGAAGGATTTGCCCGCTGGTCTGCGCACCGGCCTGCCCAACGTTCCCGGACTGACCGGGCTGAGCGGCAAGCCGACGCTGCCGGGCCTCGGCGGATTTCCGGGCAAGAAGAAATGA
- a CDS encoding SIMPL domain-containing protein, whose translation MKKPAVLFTSIAAAVAATLLATPARADDFPSAISVSGEATISAAPDLAQIDAGVANDAKSAKEASDANNAAMGKVLLALKGAGIAEKDYQTSRLSLQPQYGQNKSTGASPVVGFRASNRVTVKIRDVTKVAGIIDTLVGAGANDIGNISFEVTQASKLLDDAREQAVVDARRKAEIYAKATGVTLGSPLSVSEGGAPVPLFKARMATAPMAAPAAVAPGEETLSVTVNVSWAIIRPEGK comes from the coding sequence ATGAAGAAGCCTGCCGTCCTTTTTACGTCTATTGCCGCCGCTGTCGCCGCCACGCTGCTGGCAACGCCCGCACGCGCGGACGATTTTCCCTCCGCGATCTCGGTGAGCGGCGAAGCCACGATCTCCGCGGCGCCCGATCTCGCGCAGATCGACGCCGGCGTCGCCAACGACGCCAAGTCGGCGAAGGAAGCCTCCGACGCCAACAACGCCGCGATGGGCAAGGTGCTGCTGGCGCTGAAGGGCGCCGGTATCGCCGAGAAGGACTATCAGACCTCGCGCCTGTCCTTGCAGCCGCAATACGGCCAGAACAAATCCACCGGCGCTTCGCCCGTGGTCGGCTTCCGCGCCTCTAACCGCGTTACCGTGAAGATCCGCGACGTGACCAAGGTCGCTGGCATCATCGACACGCTGGTCGGCGCCGGCGCCAACGACATCGGCAACATCTCCTTCGAGGTGACGCAGGCCTCAAAGCTGCTCGACGACGCCCGCGAACAGGCGGTCGTGGACGCCCGCCGCAAGGCTGAGATCTACGCCAAGGCCACCGGCGTCACGCTCGGCTCGCCGCTCAGCGTATCCGAGGGCGGCGCTCCGGTGCCGCTGTTCAAGGCAAGAATGGCGACCGCGCCGATGGCGGCGCCCGCGGCAGTCGCGCCGGGCGAGGAAACGCTGTCGGTGACGGTGAATGTGAGCTGGGCGATTATTCGCCCTGAGGGCAAGTAA
- a CDS encoding GyrI-like domain-containing protein, translated as MNRFCRLALLALIPAATMSFGVPGALAQTPSPAPAASASPSPAPSASPSPAASAAPAPAAAPSPAPSPAASASPSPAPAAPPPAAAATPAPVQTADPFGLETTLEPKKVVMVKGTANWDSAFDTLIDAFKALNTLLDKQGIKPAGNSMIVYTSTDDTGFTFLAEIPVEQDPKNLPKDMSIGKSPEGKALKFVHRGSYDNMDNTYEAITNHLDDKKLEAKDTFIEEYLTDPLKTAEDKLVINVFVPLK; from the coding sequence ATGAATCGTTTTTGTCGCCTCGCACTGCTCGCGCTGATCCCGGCAGCGACCATGTCGTTTGGCGTGCCCGGCGCTCTGGCGCAGACCCCGAGCCCGGCGCCCGCCGCGTCGGCCAGCCCCTCGCCGGCTCCTTCGGCCTCGCCCTCCCCGGCCGCAAGTGCCGCACCTGCGCCCGCGGCGGCGCCCTCTCCGGCGCCATCGCCTGCGGCCAGCGCTTCGCCCTCACCCGCTCCGGCGGCCCCACCGCCCGCTGCGGCCGCGACACCTGCCCCGGTGCAGACCGCCGATCCCTTTGGCCTGGAGACCACGCTCGAGCCGAAGAAGGTCGTGATGGTCAAGGGCACTGCCAATTGGGATTCGGCCTTCGACACGCTGATCGACGCTTTCAAGGCGCTGAACACGCTGCTGGACAAGCAGGGCATCAAGCCCGCCGGCAATTCGATGATCGTCTACACCTCGACCGACGACACCGGCTTCACCTTCCTGGCCGAGATCCCGGTCGAGCAGGACCCGAAGAACCTGCCCAAGGACATGAGCATCGGCAAATCGCCGGAAGGCAAGGCGTTGAAATTCGTCCATCGCGGCTCCTACGACAACATGGACAACACCTATGAGGCGATCACCAATCACCTCGACGACAAGAAGCTGGAAGCCAAGGACACCTTTATCGAGGAGTACCTCACCGATCCCCTGAAGACGGCCGAGGACAAGCTCGTGATCAACGTGTTCGTGCCATTGAAGTGA
- the dapF gene encoding diaminopimelate epimerase, producing the protein MSALANHAFAKMNGIGNEIVVVDMRDSAAPVTPDDARAVASAPGGVPYDQLMVLRKPRFDGTEAFISIYNNDGSEAGACGNGMRCVVRRIFEKTGQTTATFETAAGLLNCWQGPAPDLYTVDMGAPKFGWQDIPLAEEFRDTRYIELQIGPIDNPILHSPSVVSMGNPHAIFWVEDVNAYDLERFGPLLENHPIFPERANITLAHIVDPQHITIRTWERGAGLTRACGSAACATAVAAARLKRTERNVEITLPGGKLGIEWRENDDHVLMTGPATFEYEGSFDPALFAPVG; encoded by the coding sequence ATGAGCGCTCTGGCCAACCACGCATTTGCCAAGATGAACGGCATCGGCAACGAGATCGTTGTTGTCGACATGCGTGATTCCGCCGCGCCGGTGACGCCGGACGACGCCCGCGCGGTCGCGTCCGCGCCGGGCGGCGTGCCCTACGATCAGCTCATGGTGCTCCGGAAGCCGCGGTTCGACGGGACCGAGGCCTTCATCAGCATCTACAACAACGACGGCTCCGAGGCCGGCGCCTGCGGCAACGGCATGCGCTGCGTGGTGCGGCGCATCTTCGAGAAGACCGGGCAGACCACGGCAACGTTCGAGACCGCTGCGGGCTTGCTCAATTGCTGGCAGGGCCCGGCACCCGATCTCTATACCGTCGATATGGGCGCGCCAAAATTCGGCTGGCAGGACATTCCGCTGGCGGAAGAGTTTCGCGACACCCGCTACATCGAATTGCAGATCGGGCCGATCGACAATCCGATCCTGCATTCGCCCTCGGTGGTGAGCATGGGCAATCCGCATGCGATCTTCTGGGTCGAGGACGTCAACGCCTACGATCTCGAGCGTTTTGGTCCGCTGCTGGAAAATCATCCGATCTTCCCCGAACGTGCCAACATCACGCTCGCCCATATCGTCGATCCCCAGCACATCACGATCCGCACCTGGGAGCGTGGCGCGGGCCTGACCAGAGCTTGTGGTTCGGCGGCCTGCGCGACCGCGGTCGCTGCTGCACGGCTGAAGCGCACCGAGCGCAATGTCGAGATCACGCTGCCCGGCGGCAAGCTCGGGATCGAATGGCGTGAAAACGACGACCACGTGCTGATGACGGGCCCCGCGACCTTCGAATATGAGGGCTCCTTCGATCCGGCGCTGTTCGCGCCGGTCGGCTGA
- the mtaB gene encoding tRNA (N(6)-L-threonylcarbamoyladenosine(37)-C(2))-methylthiotransferase MtaB: MAVDVVTFGCRLNAFEAELIRREAEGAGLSDTIVINSCAVTNEAVAQARQSIRKLKRERPGARIVVTGCAAQTQSRMFADMAEVDRVLGNDDKMRSEAWRDARAAFDLGASEKIAVSDIMAVKQMAPHLIDGFASGLPRVFVQVQNGCDHRCTFCIIPYGRGNSRSVPMGAVVDQVRALVARGHAEIVLTGVDLTSYGADLPGAPRLGMLTKQILRHVPELKRLRISSIDSIEADADLLDAIGDDARLMPHLHLSLQSGDDMILKRMKRRHSRNDAIAFCDQVRRLRPDIAFGADIIAGFPTETEEMFSRSLDLVEECGLTFLHVFPYSPRPGTPAARMPQVAGGAIKERAKRLRAAGEAALRRRLQEEVGTTRDVLIESGSQGRTEHYLPVAIAGERIGRVVPLMIAGSDGERLTT, encoded by the coding sequence ATGGCCGTCGACGTCGTCACCTTCGGCTGCCGCCTCAACGCCTTCGAGGCCGAACTGATCCGCCGCGAGGCCGAGGGCGCGGGCCTTTCCGATACCATCGTCATCAACAGCTGCGCCGTCACCAACGAGGCGGTGGCGCAGGCGCGCCAGTCGATCCGTAAATTGAAGCGCGAACGACCGGGCGCGCGCATCGTCGTCACCGGCTGTGCGGCGCAGACGCAGAGCCGGATGTTCGCAGACATGGCCGAGGTCGATCGCGTCCTCGGCAATGACGACAAGATGCGCAGCGAAGCCTGGCGCGATGCGCGTGCCGCGTTCGATCTCGGTGCGAGCGAAAAGATCGCCGTCAGCGACATCATGGCGGTGAAGCAGATGGCGCCGCATCTGATCGACGGCTTTGCGAGCGGCCTGCCGCGCGTGTTCGTGCAGGTGCAGAACGGCTGCGACCATCGCTGCACGTTCTGCATCATCCCCTATGGCCGCGGCAATTCACGCTCGGTGCCGATGGGCGCGGTGGTCGATCAGGTGCGGGCGTTGGTTGCGCGCGGCCATGCCGAGATCGTGCTGACCGGTGTGGACCTCACCAGCTATGGCGCCGACCTGCCGGGTGCACCAAGACTCGGCATGCTGACGAAGCAGATCTTGCGGCACGTGCCGGAGCTCAAGCGCCTGCGCATCTCCTCGATCGATTCGATCGAGGCCGATGCCGATCTGCTGGATGCCATCGGCGACGATGCGCGCCTGATGCCGCATCTGCACCTGTCGCTGCAATCCGGCGACGACATGATTTTGAAGCGCATGAAACGGCGGCATTCGCGCAACGATGCGATCGCGTTCTGCGATCAGGTCCGCCGCCTGCGTCCAGACATCGCCTTCGGCGCCGACATCATCGCGGGCTTTCCGACCGAGACAGAGGAGATGTTTTCGCGCTCGCTGGATCTCGTCGAGGAGTGCGGCCTGACGTTCCTGCACGTCTTCCCGTATTCGCCGCGCCCCGGCACGCCGGCCGCGCGGATGCCGCAGGTCGCGGGCGGTGCGATCAAGGAGCGTGCGAAGCGGCTGCGTGCGGCGGGCGAAGCGGCGTTACGGCGGCGGCTGCAAGAGGAAGTGGGTACGACGCGCGATGTGCTGATCGAGAGCGGCAGCCAGGGCCGCACGGAGCATTATCTGCCGGTGGCGATCGCGGGTGAACGTATTGGCCGTGTGGTGCCGCTGATGATCGCCGGCAGCGATGGCGAGCGGCTAACCACGTAA
- a CDS encoding DUF2336 domain-containing protein, translated as MSTAEFSIIDEVESAIRLGSAEKGLETARRVTDLFLSSAGSFGNEQIALFDDVLERLIGTIELRAIADMGARIALAEISAQLAPIAQAPPSVIRRLANNDEIRIAGPVLQESARLDDGELVKIASSKGESHLLAVAGRWWLKEIVTDALLARRYPSVSRRLAANPGARVSGNGFAVIVGQAEADPELAVSVGVRVDLPSDLRRRLLRSATDAVRTRLLSRAPPHLFEEIQGAIAAVTVGVEREMSAVRDFEGAKRAIANLKATGQLTEATLLGFATQRRYEETVAALAALSGSTVEVIRPLMQSLREDGLLVPCKAAQLSWETTAAVLESRFATGAMKPADIARAKSNYARMTSENARRTLRFWQVRAL; from the coding sequence ATGTCCACGGCCGAGTTTTCGATCATCGATGAAGTCGAATCAGCGATTCGGCTCGGCTCGGCGGAAAAGGGCCTGGAAACGGCCCGCCGCGTCACCGACCTGTTCCTCTCCTCCGCCGGAAGTTTTGGCAACGAGCAGATCGCGCTGTTCGACGACGTGCTCGAGCGCCTGATCGGCACCATCGAGCTGCGCGCCATCGCCGACATGGGCGCACGAATTGCGCTGGCCGAGATCAGCGCGCAGCTTGCGCCGATCGCGCAGGCGCCGCCCTCCGTGATCCGCCGCCTCGCCAATAATGACGAAATTCGCATCGCCGGTCCCGTGCTCCAGGAATCCGCGCGCCTCGACGATGGCGAGCTGGTGAAGATCGCCTCCAGCAAGGGCGAATCGCATCTGCTCGCGGTCGCCGGTCGCTGGTGGCTCAAGGAGATCGTCACCGACGCGCTGCTGGCGCGGCGCTATCCCAGCGTCAGCCGGCGGCTTGCCGCCAATCCCGGCGCGCGCGTTTCCGGAAACGGATTTGCCGTCATCGTCGGGCAGGCGGAGGCCGATCCCGAGCTCGCCGTGAGCGTCGGCGTCCGCGTCGACCTGCCGTCCGATTTGCGCCGCCGGTTGCTGCGTTCTGCGACGGATGCCGTGCGGACCCGGCTGCTGTCGCGCGCACCGCCGCATCTGTTCGAGGAGATCCAGGGCGCGATCGCCGCCGTGACCGTCGGTGTCGAGCGCGAGATGTCGGCCGTCCGCGATTTCGAAGGCGCCAAGCGGGCCATCGCAAATCTCAAGGCGACGGGCCAGCTGACCGAGGCGACGCTGCTCGGCTTCGCCACGCAGCGGCGCTACGAGGAAACCGTGGCTGCATTAGCGGCCCTGTCCGGATCGACCGTCGAAGTGATTCGCCCGCTGATGCAGAGTCTGCGCGAGGACGGCTTGCTGGTGCCGTGCAAGGCGGCCCAGCTCAGCTGGGAAACCACAGCCGCCGTGCTCGAGAGTCGCTTTGCCACCGGCGCGATGAAACCCGCTGATATCGCGAGGGCGAAAAGCAATTACGCGCGAATGACGTCGGAGAACGCGCGGCGGACGCTGCGATTCTGGCAGGTGCGGGCGTTGTAG